GAAGAAGAATCTATCACAACATTCATTCAACACTTTACATCATAATGTCTCAAGTGGATTGTGCATTTTGTCTGTACTTCAGGATTATTGGAGCCGCCAGCATCCACACTGCcaaagtttttttgtttttttgcccCATTAGGATTGCAAGAATTGTTACTTACATGAGTGcgataaaaatcaaaccaaattgaatAACCGAACTGATAACTTCATTCTGTTTTTTGGccgtctaaaaataaaattttaactcaGTTCGATTAGATTTGAATTTCATGCACACCAACGCCTCATTCAATAGTTTACTTTTGGAGAGTACTTACAGTATACACAAACTGCCAACCATTCATTAACTACTCTGACCCATGTGCTGGTCCAACCCACATCGATCGTCCACCTTCAGAAAGTAAGATTACTTCTGTCAATTATTAATCCACCAAAAAATATAAACAGTCGCCGAAATTCCGACTATAAATTTATCCTCGCACACAAATCCCGGTTAAGTCTATAGTGAGAACAATCACGCAAACGTATTCTATCTCGcgttcaaatatttaattagtcaTGATAAAATCAAACTTTAGACTTTCAATCATTAGAGGCTTCTAAAccgtattaaaaaaaaaatcaatctaccctgataaaaaaattgaaggaaAAGGGCTGTTTGGGTAATGTGAGCATACTTCTTAATGGAATGATGGGTGTTCCAGCCAATCAATAGCATAGCAAAATACATAGCTCCTGTAGCAAAAACAAAGTGGAAGAAGCCATAACCATATGGAACTTCATCCTCTGCTGCTTCTTTTTCACTCTTCCTAAACTGCACATTGTCACACATGttatctttattttcatttttgctGTTTCTTTTCAAGTTTGAGAGGATAGAGAAGCGAACCTGAAAGCATTGTGAGTCAATTCCAGTAGAAAATGTGGCAATAACAATTGTAAGCAGTGCAATCACAAAGCTCTGTCAACAAAATcagatttttaatttcaatatttggATATGAATAGAGTGATTAAATTATTAGATATAGGATTATGTGATTACTATAATGGTAAGCCAATCTGTTCTATGTGAAGCTTCAGCTTTCCTGTTGCAGCTTTCGCCTGCCGGTTCACTGCAAACAATGAAAATATGGTGCAGGATTTAGATTCCATAAACAACTTCCTCGTTGGAGAATTTCAGGATTTTTAGCAATATCAAAGGTGCAAACTACCAATTCTTTTACAACCTGAAGCACCAGACAATTTTCTGATAAAAAACTATTGATATGGACACCATAATATGTAGTTATATACTACTGTTTTGGCGTCTATTAGTCCGTTGTTAATTCTCTATATCTGGTTCAACCGCCTTTTTGATCTGTTCACTTGGAACTCCAACCTAGTTGGACTGaatttttgacattttatattttttggacCAGACAAGTGGCCAATTCCCAATTCAATCGGCCGGTCGAATTCTTAAGTTAGTGGTTATCAGTATAACTATGTTGTACGAAACATTGTATTGCACTACATTTCACGAATACAATTTTGACTTTCAAAAACATTATATATagcatatttttataaaaatcacTATTTTATCAATTCTTGTTTAGAGATTTaccgttttaacttttttcccGTACAACATAAcataaatttttctaaatttatatttcaacattttattttattttaatatcacACAACCCTAATAActctatattattatatatttttatatttatcactTCACCGTCATATATTTTGGtgtttcaaattataatatttttatttttatactgcATAATGCATAGTACATGTAAAGGAGATGAGGAAACATGCCTTCTAATGGCACACCAACAAAGAAAGACCACATAAAGTCCCATCAACCCCGGAGTCAAGAAGCCAGCATTAACCTGTTATTTAATTTAGGCGAGGACAATTAAAAGTGCTAATGTGCAAGAcaatattcaattaaaatattattgtgaTATCTAATGAATAATAAGCACATTAAATCACGTTACGTGACTAtagtttacattaaaaaaaattcaaaataaagtGAAGATGGAGACTTACTTTTGGATGAAGAGAGACACTTGTCATTAATTGTAGAAGTACAAGTGTCCAAGTAATGAAGAAAATGTTCAGAAAACAAGATGGTTGTGGTGTGTACCAAATGTACATCAAGATAATCCCCACTATGCACACAACATATGAAATTGTTGCAATTAGCATTGCATGCATTTGGCTGCATAAAATCCAAATTCATTTTCTACATTATTTCTCATGATATACAATCGAAAATTCTTATGTACACCAATTTTTTACtataaattaaagtaattaaatttattgaataatcAAATGGAAACTATAAATTCAGTTTTgttctatattttattataaaaagaatttgtttttttaatttgatatgatataaaaatttaaaaatttcggtGTACTTTTggcgaaactaaaccaaataaacaaaatgagatctaaaaatcaaactgaaaacgaaattgaaccaaaaaaactaaataaattggTTGGTTCACTAtaacatattaaattttataaattttgtttgatttgattttagaaaaaagttcaaattttagTTTCCGTCCAGCTAGACTTGAATTGAATGCACACTTCTTCATGAAACTAGTTTAGATATATTGCATAACAATAAGCTTAAGAATGAGAAGAATTATTACCATCTTTCTGCATTTTCTTCTTTTAGGCAACAATCATTCAACCATGTAATGAAACTAATTATACTTATTAGCTGAATCAAGAGAAACACCCTGGAAACAAAATTGTGaattgttaaataaataatttattaaacttaatttaaaaatgaaagatgatTTTTACCCGGCACCAAAATGAGAAATCTCTCCTGCAAATTGAGGTAATATTCACATCAACATTTGACAAAAGAGAAATTTAAAGAGAAACGGGTCATTTTGATCCGCAAATGTATATGTTAGGATCAATTAGGTCCAATTTCATCTATTAAGCTCAAATAGATCCATAAGTTTTAGGTTAaatgaattcaattttttattttattttatctcgaTTTGGACACGATGTAAAACCATTACTCTATTTGGACTTGATTGATCAAATTGGACCTATTTGATTCCGCAACATTACTTTATCGATCGAAATGATCATCGTCTCGAATTATTAAATGAGAAAATTAAACGAACCATAAAGACGAATAAATGCAGAAGGAACAAGGAATGCCATGACTGTCAATGCAATCCACAGGATAATTTTAGAAACCCACCATCCAGAATGCCATGAATC
This region of Mercurialis annua linkage group LG1-X, ddMerAnnu1.2, whole genome shotgun sequence genomic DNA includes:
- the LOC126666309 gene encoding uncharacterized protein LOC126666309 translates to MESGTTTSVIHRHSDVVKDPSWFSQFKNGCNPWMARYVYALIFLSANLLAWTARDYGHAALSEMDRLKVCAGKSDCLGAEGVLRVSLGCFVFFIIMFFSTVGTSKFHDPRDSWHSGWWVSKIILWIALTVMAFLVPSAFIRLYGEISHFGAGVFLLIQLISIISFITWLNDCCLKEENAERCQMHAMLIATISYVVCIVGIILMYIWYTPQPSCFLNIFFITWTLVLLQLMTSVSLHPKVNAGFLTPGLMGLYVVFLCWCAIRSEPAGESCNRKAEASHRTDWLTIISFVIALLTIVIATFSTGIDSQCFQFRKSEKEAAEDEVPYGYGFFHFVFATGAMYFAMLLIGWNTHHSIKKWTIDVGWTSTWVRVVNEWLAVCVYLWMLAAPIILKYRQNAQST